The following DNA comes from candidate division KSB1 bacterium.
TGGTAACCAAAGTATCGCTGCAGAAATGTTAGGATTGACCAGAAGGGCTTTGAACAACAGGTTATCTCGTTCGCAAGGCGCTTAGTACTAGAAAACTGATTTTGAATTTCATCACTACATATCGCGTATGACTTTCAGCATATCCAAAGCATTGGTGGGTGGTGTAATATCATCAGCAATTAATTCAATTTGTTGGACATCCGGTAATCCATAGCCAATTTGCAATTTTTTTGGAGTAGCTTGAAGGAGGACCACAAAAACCATGACACTGATTATAAGACTGAATTTCAAGTTTTTATGATAAGTTTTGTTTATTTCTCTTACCGGAGTTTTTAATGAGGTCAATGGAGAAATAAATCTTTTGACTAAAAACCGTTTTCTTGAAAATGTATTATGTATCATTTGATTATCTCATTTCGTTTAGTTTTAATTGTGACATATTGTGTAATGTCGTTTGGATTAAATTGTAAATAATTATCAACTGTCCTCTCGTTCCAAAGTCAAAACTGGACAGTTTGCCAGTCGAACAACGCGTTCCGTAGTACTGCCAAATAAGATATGATCCAACCCACTTAATCCACGTGTTGCCATTATAATCAAGTCAACGCCATTGTCATTTGCATATTTCACAATTTCATGATGTGCCCGACCTTGCTTTATAACATAGGTGGCATTTTCATCCGAGACATCGGTGAATTCTCTTAATTTCTCCTCTGATCGCTTTGGTAACTCTGAATCAATTTTAAAAATACTCGTTACATGCATGAACACAAGCTGTGAACCAAACTCTTGGCCAAGTGCTATTGCCCTTTCTGCAGCTTGTTTAGAGTAGTCGGAGAAATCCATTGGAATTAATGTTTTCCCGATTGCAAACTTTCTTAAGGGTTTCATGGTAGTTAAAACTGGAATTGGAGAAAGGCATACCACCTTTTCAGCTACACTGCCATAAAACCATTTTTTTAAACCAGTTCGACCATGGGTACCCATAATCACGACATCAAAGTCATTGTCGTTTATATAATCTAAAATTGCATCTGCAGCAGAAAAACCTGGTGTAACTTGTGAATCTATAGTAATCCCTTTTTTTAGTGCTTTTTCATTATGTAACTGTAAATACCTGAAGGTTTCCTCTTCTTTTTTCTTAACAAAATTCTCGTATTGACGAAGAGGGGCTACTTCATTAAAGCTTTTCTGGAATAGCACAATTGTATGAAATAGTGTGACATGAGAATTATTTTTTTCAGCAATAAATAACGCATGATCAACTGCATGATCTGAAAATTCACTAAAGTCTACCGGAACTAAGATTTTTTTGATTAACATGATTAACTCCTTTATTTTTGCTGGTTTTTGTAATTTAGGAATTTGTTCATAATTGTTACCTCATTATGGTTCTTTGATATTAGTGTAATTTGATTCAGCATTAACAAAACAAATTACGTGATTCATTTATCCTGACATAAGTGCACAAATTTTATTCAGTGCTGGTTCCATTTTCCACTCTTGAATTATATTTCTTTTTTTTAGGTGTTCGATATATTGTCATAGTTATTTGATTCTTCTTAAATGGGGTATCCGAAAACTTGACTTCATCCATTAACTTTTTAATCAAATGAATTCCTAACCCGCCTCTTTTATATTCCTTTAAATATTCCCTCATATTCGGAGATTTAATAATATTTGGCTCGAATCCCCTTCCATAATCGATAACCGAAACATCCATCTTTTCTTCATCTACTTTCACCTCAACTCGCATAACGCTTCGTGTTATTTCATCATAAGCGTGGTTAATTACATTAGTACATGCCTCATCCACGGAGAGTTGGATTTTATAGACGTCCTCCTCAATAAATCCAACATTACTGGCTATTTTTTTTATAAAATCTCTTATTATCTCTAAAAACTCGCTTATACTTGGTGTGACGATCAGGTATTTTTTCTTTTTCTCGGACATTTTCTATTCTCCTTTATTACAAAAACCTGAATGGACTTCACCAAGAGTTTGATCTAGGCTTTCTTCTTAATAACTTAGGCAAAAAATCTGCCAAAAAACCGGTTCCAAAAATAAGCTTTTAAATTACAGTAACTTATGTCTACAATAGGTGGTCTAATAAAGGCATGATGGGTGCAATCAAATTAAAGGAATGAATTAGCAGTGGCATATTATACTATTTAAAATTAAGGAGTTAGCCTTAGTCGGTAGCCAGGGGATTAGGACGAAAAGTGGCACCCTTTAAAACTTGCTAATGGTGGGAGCAATTCAAGCGATGGTTCAAATGCCCTACTTCCTTTTATTGACCAGACTAACCCTTATACTTTACTTGGCCACTTCCAGGATGAACTCTAACGTGTTTGAGCATGTTGGTCATCATCCCACAACGAGGATATGTTTTTGAGCCATTGCCATCTATGTCGTTTGTAATGTTTTGCTTTAACAGCAACCTCTAGCGCCAATTTTGATTTCGAATCTCAGCAGGCTAATAGATAAAATGCTTGACACCCAGGTAGCAGCGCCTGGTCTGACCATTTTTTTTATTTACTTAGGAAGGTGAATCTATTGGTGGTATATGCCTTTAACCGGCCGTTTTCTTAATATTTCTCCCAACCCTCTGCTTGATTCGTGTTTGCGCAGTTGTGGGCAAAGTCTGTTTAAGGTTGAGATTCTCCAAAAATAAGGTAGCCACAAATTCTTCTGACGAATCTTCTTTGTTTGTGTAATTAGCACTGGTACTCCATCAACTCTTCTTCTCGTACCCACACCCTAAATCATTTGAAAAAGCATGCAGTAACACGGCAATACCATGCCACATTTTATCCATCCTATTCAAAACCTAGCTCTGCAGCAACCTGCTAAATTTCCATAAGTTAGCGCAACTCTAACGACAAATTTTCCTCAATTACGTGGCATCCATCTTAATGCTGTCTCCACAGGAGAATGTCCTCTTAACTACTTGATATTAAACAACTAAAGTCAACAGATATTAGACTGATAACTTTTGGCATATTCATTGCCAATTTAATTGATAAACAAAACGAATTATGATCAAACATGAGGAAACTAAAATGAAATCTATAAAAATTGTTCGAATGATTTTTTTAATAATAAGTGCATCCTTCTTTTCAGTACAAGCTCAAGAAATATCAGACTACAAATTCATTATTAGTTCAGAAAGTAAGTTATGGTTTGAAGGTACTTCAACATTACATGATTATAAATGCGTTGCAAATGAGGTAACGGGGTCATTGATGATGAAGAAGTCAATCTTAAGTTCCTTCGCAACCGGGATTAACGACGAAATAATTTCCGGTGTCGTGCATATACCCGTCTTAAGCATCAAAAGCGGTAAAAACAAAATGGACAAAAAGATGTGGAAATCATTGAAGGCTGACCAGTTCTCTGAAATTCTATATGAATTAACCAGCGCTGAATTAATCAGATTACCGGATGCTGAAAATAATCAATTACTGATTAAAACAATAGGAATTTTGAAGGTTTCAGGAGTTGAAAAAAATATTGAGATGGAGGTAACCGGAAGCCAATCGGAGAGTGGTAATATTAAATTTAGCGGAAATAAAAAATTGTTAATGACTGATTTCAATATAAAACCGCCAACTATGTTCTTGGGTACGATTAAAACTGGGAATGAAATCACAGTTTACTTTGAATTAGTTTTGATTCCAAACAACCGTTATGAAATAAGTAAAATCGGAAATTTCTTTAACTGAAAAATTAATCATCAAATCATCCAAACCATGAAAAATCTGAATAAGATAAGAAGCGTTTTACTCTCACTCATAATTACTTCTTTGCAAGTAAGCGCCCTATTTTCCCAGGTTATAAGCTTAGGCCCCTATACCAGTTTGCCGAAAAGCCGTCTTTGGCTGGAAGGTAAATCCAATATTAACAAGTTCAGTTGCGAATCAGAATCATTAAAAGGCTATGCCTACTTTGGCCCTGAGAGTTTTCTTTTACCTGTAAACAATTTTGACGACGTTCAAAGCAATACTTCTGTTTATTTCTTTATTCCTGTTCAAAGTTTCGATTGCGGGAAAAAAAAGATGAACAAGGATATGTATAAAGCCCTGAATGAAAAGCAAAACCCAACCATAAAATATGAATTAATCAAATCGCAATTGATTGCATCTCCTGATACTTCCAGTGAATGGTTTCAAGTAAATACCCACGGCAATCTAACCATTGCAGGAATGAGGAAGGAAATTGAGATGGTCATCAAGATTCGACCACTCTCTAATGGTAAATACCAGGTTATTGGAGCTATTCCAATTTCTATGTATGACTTTAACATCAAACCACCCTCAGCCTTTTTCGGGTTAATAAAGGCAAAACCTGAATTATTTGTTCGCTTTGATATTAAGGCTATGGCCAACCAAATTGATGGCACAGCCAATCAGTCTAATATCTCAATTAACGAATTGAGAAATTCAAATCAAATTCTAACCCAACGTTCTTTGAATTCAACGAACTTCGATTGTAATGGAAACAATAAACTAATAACCATAATCCCAAAATAGGAGGTTTCATGAAAACCTTAATAAAATTATTCACAGTTTCTGTTTTGCTAACTGTATTTTTTTTATCGCCGGCTGTTGCCCAAGTTAGCCAGAACAGGGAAATGCAGTATTTCAAGCCCTCAGATAAGCGTGGGTTGAATGTCTTCGAGACGACAAAGGATAATTCAATCGGTTTTACTAAATTGAAAGTGATCCTGGGTGGTTCGTCTACGCTTCAATATCAAGGCATAAATCACAGCAATTCCGCATTGTTTTTTGATAACGGAAGCGGTGTGAACGTTAATGAATTAAAGGAATTAGGAAGCAATTTTAACCTGGCGACCGCAAATTTTGATTTGGATATCCAACTCCACAATGGCTTAAGAATGCACTTGAGGACATACCTGTCTTCAAGACACCATCACGAACCGTATGTAAAAAGCGGATACTTACAGGTTGACAGATTGGACTTTGTTAGAGAGGGATTCCTTGACAATGTGATGGATATGATCACTCTCAAAATTGGCCATATGGAGAACAACTACGGCGATGCACATTTCAGAAGGTCTGACAATGCAATGAGTTTGCACAACCCATTTATTGGCAATTACATTATGGACTCATTTACCACCGAGGTCGGAGCGGAAGCCTATTTGAAAAAAAATGGTTTCATCGGCATGATTGGTTTTTCCAACGGCAAACTGAATCAGGATGTTGAGAACCCGGGAGCAACTGACCTGGCATTTATTGGAAAACTCGGTTTTGATAAACAAACAAATCCAAACTTGCGGGTAAGACTCACGGGTTCTATTTATTCCATTGGTAAAGCCAGGAGTATTTATCTTTACAGCGCTGACCGGGCTGGCTCACGATACTATAGCGTAATGAAAGGCATTACCGCAACTTCAGATAACTTCAGATCCGGAAGATGGAATCCCAATTTCTCGGACAAATTGACTGCAATTATGATCAATCCTTTCATTAAATACAAAGGATTAGAGTTTTTTGGCACCTATGAAAATTCACAGGGTGGAGATTTTAAGAACTCTTCAGAAACACGAACCTGGAAGCAAGTGGCAGGAGAGGTTATCTATCGGTTTGGAAACTTTGAACAATGGTACGGTGGCATTAGATATAATAGTGCAAGTGGTAAATTAGCTAATGCGGATCCAAATGAAGTTTCCATCGATAGAATTCAAATGACCTTTGGATGGTTCCTCACTGACAACGTAGTTGCTAAAATTGAATACGTCAACCAATCCTACAATGACTTTGCGAAAAATAGTATTTACAGCGAGGGAAATTTTAAAGGGTTCTTGGCTGAAGCTGCAATCGGGTTCTAGCAAGAATTAAAGTCAATTGCTAAGACGTCTGTAAATTGGCGCAGCCATAATCGGTTGCGCCAATTTTGCAAGCTAATTGATGGTGAAAAAACCTAATATGGAAAGAAAGCAGAGATTTGATTGCATGAAACAAAAACATATCCTTGTGGTTGATGACGAACAAAACACACTTCGTTCAATGGAATTTATATTAGAGGCTGCCAATTATCAAGTCAGCGTTGCGAAAAACGGGTATGAAGCCTTGAAGGTACTTTCCAACGAATTAAAAACTTGCTCACCAATCGACCTGATTATAACTGATATACAAATGCCAATGTTAACTGGATTAAAGTTGATCGAAAAACTGCAAGAGTTCAGCTATGGCATCCCCGTATTAATCATAACCGGGTATGGGAATAAGCAATTATATGCTCAACTGCTTGAAAATGGCTACAACGAAATTTTGGATAAGCCAATCGAAGAGGATGAATTGCTAAGACGTGTAAAAAAACTGATTAATAATGGAAATCAACCCGGTAGATAAATATCTTCGGAATCATGACTGGTGAAGAATTTTTAGTTAAGTTGCTATTCTAAATTGAAACGAATAACTGTATTTTAATGGAATTGAACTGATGAAAGGAATTATGATGAAAAAGATATTTACATGGGTAATCATTGTAATGGTTGCAACGTTTTTTGGATGTGATAATCAAAACAAAATTGATCCCGCCACATTATCGATTTCCGGTGAAATGGAAGCGGAATTGACCAGTCCTCCGGCGGTCCCCAAACCGGTTGGTAATCGGGCGCCGATGAAATTAATCGTGAACATGGAAGTGGTGGAAAAAGAGTCCGAAATGATGGACGGTGTGACCTATATTTATTGGACTTTTGGCGGCAGCGTTCCCGGAAGTTTTATCCGAACCAGGCTTGGCGACGAGGTCGAATTTCATTTAAGAAATCATCCCGATAACAAATTACCCCATAATATTGATTTGCATGCTGTAACCGGACCTGGAGGCGGTGCGACATCTTCATTTGTGGCGCCTGGTCATGAAATCATGTTTTCCTTTAAAGTAATCAATCCCGGGTTGTATGTTTATCACTGCGCAACAGCCCCTGTAGGTATGCACATTGCTAACGGCATGTACGGTTTAATATTGGTTGAACCGGATGGCGGGCTGACACCGGTTGATAAGGAATATTACCTAATGCAAGGAGATTTTTATACCAGGGGCGCTTATGGAAAAACCGGGCTCCAGCCTTTTGATATGAAAAAAGCGATTATGGAAACCCCGGATTATGTGGTTTTCAACGGAAAGGTCGGGTCCATGACCGGAGATAACGCCATTAGTGCAAATGTGGGAGAAACGGTGAGATTATTCGTCGGCAATGGCGGTCCTAACCTGGTATCCTCATTTCATGTGATTGGGGAAATTTTTGATAGAGTAAATATTGAAGGCGGCAGCGCAATCAATAAAAATGTGCAAACCACATTGATTCCGGCAGGAGGATCGGCAATTGTTGAATTTAAAGTAGATGTTCCTGGAACATTTATTATAGTGGATCACTCCATTTTCAGGGCTTTTAACAAGGGAGCGCTGGCAATGCTAAAAGTGAGTGGAGAAGAAAATAAAACCATCTATTCCGGAACACAACAGGAAGGAATATACCTGCCTGAAGGAGGCGCCGTTCAGGTAATGCCGGAAACTGCGCAAACCGTTGAGGCAGTAAAAGCAAGATCCTTGTTCGAAAGGATACAGTTTGGTAAGCAGGTTTATGACCGCACATGTTTTGCATGTCACCAGGCCAATGGAGAAGGAATCATCAATGCATTCCCACCGCTGGCTCAATCTGACTATTTAAATGCGGATACCAACAGGGCTATTAGTACGATACTAAACGGACTTTCTGGAAAAATCACAGTCAATGGTTTGGACTACGATAGCATTATGCCTAAGCTAGTTTTAACAGATGAAGAAGTGGCTAATGTGTTGACCTATGTTTACAACAGCTGGAATAATAATAAAAAAGAAATTACTCCACAAATAGTAAACAAGTTAAGAAAATAAATTTACAATGAAGCAGTCTCAGTATGTGATATTTTTCTTGTTGCTCCTTAACCCTATGGACCCTATTCTCGGCCAGACGGATAAAATGGCCCATATAAAGGGGGGTGTATTCGTGCCGCTCTATGGTAGAGATACACTGAAAGTTGAGATTGAAGATTTTCTGATGGATGTTTATCCGGTCACAAATGAACAGTTTTTACAGTTTGTCCTTAAGTTCTCCGAATGGCAAAGATCCAAAGTAATTCCGTTGTTCGCTGACGATAATTATCTTGCTGAATGGGAAAGCGACACGTCGATCAGTTGGCTTCTGAATCTAAATGCGCCTGTCACTTCGGTATCGTGGTTTGCTGCCAGGAAGTATTGCGAATGCCAGGGAAAGCGTTTGCCAACAATTGATGAATGGGAATACTCAGCGATGGCCAGTCAAACCAGGCCGGATGCAAGAATCGATAGCTCTTATAACCAGTATATTTTGAACTGGTACGAAACGCCTAAGACATTTGGAAATGCTATTGGCCAAACATTTAAAAATTATTGGGGAGTTTATGATCTTCATGGCCTGGTTTGGGAGTGGACCATCGATTTTAACTCGGTATTGATTACAGGAGAATCCCGCGGAGATGTGGATTTGGACAGAAAGCTATTCTGCGCAGGAGGAGCGGTTGGCGCTACCGATTTGATGAACTATGCCGCATTCTTGAGGTTTGCATTTCGTGGCAGCCTCAAGGCTAATTATGGTGTAAAAAACCTTGGTTTTCGATGTGTCAGGGATATTAAATGAACAAAGGAAAAATTATGAAATTCACTATTTTAATTGGAGTCACATTGCTGTTATTGTCATGCAGTCAACAACAAGATGAAACAATTTCTTTAACTGGAAGTGATCAAAATGCAGAACCTTTGCCGGGATTGTCTATTTTCCATCTGCCATCCGACTGGATAACTCAAGATAATGAGTCTATAAAACTCAAAGACCTGCGGGGAAATGTTTTAGTCATGGTAATGATCTATACATCCTGTCAAGCGTCTTGTCCGAGGCTTGTCGCAGATATGAGGAGTATAGAATCAAAGATTCCTGGAAAATTCAAGGAAAAGGTAAAACTGCTGCTCGTCAGCATTGATCCAAAAAACGACACGCCCGAAAGCTTAAAGAAGTTCGCAATCGATAATAAAATGGCTGGCGATCAATGGATGTTTTTAAATGGAACGGAGGAAGATGTGAGAGAGTTTGCAATGGTTCTTGGTTTCAAGTATAAAAAAATATCGCCTATTGATTTTTCCCATTCCAATATCATTAGTGTTTTCAACCATGAAGGGGTCCTGGCATACCAAAAAAATGGCCTGGGAGTGAATAACAAGGAAATCGTTGCCAAAATCATTGAATCGGCCGATGCAATCCATTAAGATTTTTAGAATGTAATGGATACCTTAACTAGATTTCATGCTCGAGCTTTCACCATTTCTACAAGAAATTCATTATGCCTAAGCTAACCAGATGGTTTATCAAATCCGGGTTCATATGCTTAATTACCGCCCTTTCAATTGGCGTTATTATTAAGTCGCAAATTATCCAAATTGCTAGCTTCTCATCTGCAGCTACGCCTGTTTATTTTCATCTCTTTATGGTTGGCTGGGTCACTCAATTAATTTTTGGAGTATCCTATTGGATGTTTCCTCGATTTAGTCGTGACAAACCTAGAGGAAGCTTATTACTGGGTTGGTCTTGCTTTTGGCTGTTGAATGTTGGTCTTTTTCTCCGGATGATTGGCGAGCCATTAAATCACACTTATCAAAATAAGTTTGGATGGATGTTATTGATATCGGCGGTTCTACAATGGCTAGCGGGAATGTTCTACATCTTTAATACCTGGTTGAGAATCAAAGGAGATTAAGTTGCCTCTATTAACTCTCCTTTTTATCCGCACAGCATTAATCTATTTTGGAATGGGTTTCACAATTGGCAGCTTCATATTAATAGCAAAAGGTACTTATTTGTTTCCAATGAGTTGGTTGTTTTTGCCTGTTCACATTGAATTGTTATTATTTGGCTGGACTTTACAATTGGCTATTGGAGTCGCATTTTGGATTTTTCCTCGTTTTCCCAAGAAACCATATCGTGGCAGGGAACAGTCAGCATGGCTTTCATATATTTTGCTTAATGTTGGAATTGTAATTTCAGTGGTGGGTTATCTTAAAACCAGTTTATCCCCTCTTATCCTATGGGGACATATTTTGGAAATTGTAGCCGTTCTTTTCTTCGTTCTCTATGTTTGGCCCAGAGTGAAAGCGTTCGCTAAATAATGTAGCAAAGTAATTTTTCACTACCTTTTGAAAGTGATGATTAAATCCACTAATAAACTTGACTGTTTTACATAGAAGGATTGAACAATAATAAAAGCGGTTTTAGGATTAAGGCTAATTCAATCAGGATCGGAAAGGAATGAAAACATATGAAATTACCGAAGATAATTCAAGGGGGAATGGGCATTGGCATTTCCAACTGGAATTTGGCCAGAGCAGTGTCGATGCAGGGGCATCTGGGAGTCGTTTCGGGGACAGGGATTGCCCTGGTAATGATTGCACGATTGATGGATGGCGATAAAGAGGGGCATATTCGGCGGGCATTAAGCCATTTTCCCTTTCAAGGGCCGGTTAAGCACATTTTAAATAAATATTATGTCCCCGAACCAAAAACCCCACAGCCACCTTACAAACGCCCGCCGATGTGGACCCTCAAACCACCCAAATCGCTCTATGAGCTGACAGTCATTAGCAACTTCGTCGAGGTATTTCTGGCAAAGGAGGGGCATCAGAACGCAGTGGGGCTCAACCTGTTGGAGAAGGTACAGATGCCAACAATGGCCTCTCTTTACGGGGCGATGCTGGCGGAGATAGACTTCGTGATCATGGGAGCCGGCATCCCGGTGCAAATTCCCGGCATCCTCGCCAGGTTGGCCGGCCACCAGGCGGTTAGCTACCGGCTCGATATACAGGGAGCCGATCAAGGGGATGATTATCGCCTTCACTTTGATCCCCAGGCAATTTTCCCCGGCGTCGTGGAAAGGATAAGCCGATTGCCCCGCCCCTATTTTCTACCGATCATCTCCTCGGTGGTGCTAGCGAAGGCATTGATTAAACGGGCAACGGGTAAGATAGACGGCTTTGTCATCGAAGCACCCACCGCTGGCGGACACAATGCTCCCCCCAGAGGGCCGCTACACCTGAATGAAGATGGCGAACCGATCTACGGGGAGAAAGATGTGGTAGACTTAAACAAAATCAAACAGTTTGGTCTGCCCTTTTGGCTGGCCGGCGGCTACGACAGCCCAGCGAAACTGCAGTACGCACTAGATGCCGGCGCGGTCGGTATCCAGATAGGCACAGCTTTTGCTTATTGCGCCGAATCGGCCATGGATGAAACACTCAAAAGCCGCATCATCCAAAAAGTCCTCGCTCAAGAGATAAAGTTGCACACCGATCCCATCGTCTCCCCAACCGGCTACCCCTTCAAAGTGGTCCAACTGGAAGGAACCCTGTCAGATCCGAAGATTTGCCAGAACCGGATCCGGCTGTGCGATGTTGGTATGCTGCGACATCTCTACAAACGAGCGAATGGGAAGGTAGGGTTCCGCTGTCCGGCCGAACCGGTAGAGCAATACCTGGCAAAAGGGGGGAAACCGGAGGATACAGTCGGAAAAAACTGCCTGTGCAACAATCTATCCGCCACTGCGGGATATCCTCAGCATCGAAAAGACGGCTACATAGAACCACCGATAGTCACTGCCGGAGACGGGCTGGCAGCCATCGGAAAATATATCAAACCGGGCCATCACAGCTATACAGCCCAAGATGTACTTGACTATCTGACCGGGTGATAAATTCATAACCCTAATAATTGTTAAAAAAAAGTGTAAGTAAAATCGTGTGCATTAAATGACCCAATATGTCTAAATTTATCTCTTCCCCTAGTAAAAAAGGTTCGCCATATGACGAACTCTTGGTATTGATTTTATTGAGTTTAAGCTTGTAGCGGGGGTAGGATTCGAACCTATCCGCCAGCTGGCGGATATGAGACTACGGTCAATTAAATGAGTAAATTCCTGAAGTTCTCTCTAAAATTTAGTTAAAATCCTCCATAAACAGGGAAGAGTTTGCGTCCCCAGGGGGAGGACTAGTCTATCATGCTGAACACGATGCTGATATCGGAAACTCCGAGCATCCCGTTAATTTCTTAAAATCTTAAATTTTTGAATTCGGTCGTTTCCAAAGTCTACCACATAGGCAAACCCATTCATAATGGCAATGTCCGTTGGTTTTTCAAATTGGCCTGCATTCGAACCATTTGCTCCAAATTGATAAAGATAGCTCCCAATCGCATCAAAAACTTGAATACGATGATTATAAAAATCTACCACATAAATCCGTCCTTTAGCATCCAATTCAACAGCGTTGGCAACATTGAACTGTCCTGGAAGCTTATCTTCTCCGCTCCAACTGCCCCATGAATGTAGGGCTTTTCCATCTGGGTTGAATGTTTGTATCCGGTGATTGTAAGCATCGGCGATAATAATATTTCCTTTGTTGTCAACCATAACGTCTGTCGGGTAATATAGTTGACCAAACTCATGGCCTTCTTTGCCGAATTGAGAAATGAATTTGCCTTGTGTATCAAATATTTGAATTCGGTTATTATAAAAACCAGCCACCAGCACATTCCCACTTCGGTCGAAATTCACTGCCGCCGGCGCGTCAAACTGGCCGGGCCCTTCTCCACCTTTACCCCATGAAAATTGATAAATGCCATTAGTGTCAAAAACCTGGACGCGATCATTGCCATATTCCGGCACGTAGACCCGGCCACCCGAATGAACAGCCAGATGCATGGGGCGATCAAATTCTCCCGGATCACTCCCGGCTGTTCCCCATTGGGTGATAAATTCGCCTGTTGCTGTAAACTTTTGAATACGATTGTTGCCGGCATCCGAAACAAAGACATTACCGGCAACATCCAGAGCAATCCCGATTGGCTGGTTGAATTGTCCAGGCGCACTGCCCTCGCTGCC
Coding sequences within:
- a CDS encoding nitronate monooxygenase, producing MKLPKIIQGGMGIGISNWNLARAVSMQGHLGVVSGTGIALVMIARLMDGDKEGHIRRALSHFPFQGPVKHILNKYYVPEPKTPQPPYKRPPMWTLKPPKSLYELTVISNFVEVFLAKEGHQNAVGLNLLEKVQMPTMASLYGAMLAEIDFVIMGAGIPVQIPGILARLAGHQAVSYRLDIQGADQGDDYRLHFDPQAIFPGVVERISRLPRPYFLPIISSVVLAKALIKRATGKIDGFVIEAPTAGGHNAPPRGPLHLNEDGEPIYGEKDVVDLNKIKQFGLPFWLAGGYDSPAKLQYALDAGAVGIQIGTAFAYCAESAMDETLKSRIIQKVLAQEIKLHTDPIVSPTGYPFKVVQLEGTLSDPKICQNRIRLCDVGMLRHLYKRANGKVGFRCPAEPVEQYLAKGGKPEDTVGKNCLCNNLSATAGYPQHRKDGYIEPPIVTAGDGLAAIGKYIKPGHHSYTAQDVLDYLTG
- a CDS encoding 6-bladed beta-propeller, producing MKTPRWLLFVVLAVVQVWSIACTKKNQMGVEFVSQWGSEGSAPGQFNQPIGIALDVAGNVFVSDAGNNRIQKFTATGEFITQWGTAGSDPGEFDRPMHLAVHSGGRVYVPEYGNDRVQVFDTNGIYQFSWGKGGEGPGQFDAPAAVNFDRSGNVLVAGFYNNRIQIFDTQGKFISQFGKEGHEFGQLYYPTDVMVDNKGNIIIADAYNHRIQTFNPDGKALHSWGSWSGEDKLPGQFNVANAVELDAKGRIYVVDFYNHRIQVFDAIGSYLYQFGANGSNAGQFEKPTDIAIMNGFAYVVDFGNDRIQKFKILRN